The Streptomyces sp. NBC_01689 genome includes a window with the following:
- a CDS encoding carbohydrate ABC transporter permease, with translation MTATVERGGEVVRRPHGRTARPRRPHSSYALFLLPGVLAFLAVIVVPFLMNTGVSFTDWQGVGSPKWSGLANYRELLDDSEFWASFRHSLFMVVAMAAVPTVLGLVLAAALFDFVGKHFGTRTAAVLRACFYLPQVLPIAVAGIVWSWVLAPDNGSLNALLKAVGLGSLQRDWLGDPDLALYSVMGVMVWVQIGFPLVVFMAGLQRVDPQLYEAAELDGAGWWRRFLHITLPQIRPEIYVVLLWCTIAALKVFGAVYVLTKGGPGGATDVPSYFSFATFFEKTQVGYGAAISTVLTLLILVLALLGLKLQTRAEDAEEGLRA, from the coding sequence ATGACGGCCACCGTCGAACGGGGCGGCGAGGTGGTCCGGCGGCCCCACGGCCGCACGGCCCGCCCGCGCCGCCCCCACTCCTCCTACGCCCTCTTCCTGCTCCCCGGCGTCCTCGCCTTCCTCGCGGTGATCGTCGTGCCGTTCCTGATGAACACCGGTGTGAGCTTCACCGACTGGCAGGGCGTCGGCTCCCCGAAGTGGTCGGGGCTCGCCAACTACCGCGAACTGCTGGACGACTCCGAGTTCTGGGCGTCCTTCCGGCACAGCCTGTTCATGGTCGTGGCGATGGCCGCCGTACCGACGGTCCTCGGGCTCGTCCTGGCGGCCGCCCTCTTCGACTTCGTCGGCAAGCACTTCGGCACCCGGACCGCCGCCGTCCTGCGCGCCTGCTTCTACCTCCCCCAGGTCCTGCCCATCGCCGTCGCCGGCATCGTCTGGAGCTGGGTCCTCGCACCCGACAACGGCTCCCTGAACGCGCTCCTGAAGGCGGTGGGCCTCGGCTCGCTCCAGCGGGACTGGCTCGGCGACCCCGACCTCGCCCTCTACAGCGTCATGGGCGTGATGGTCTGGGTCCAGATCGGCTTCCCGCTGGTCGTCTTCATGGCGGGCCTGCAACGCGTCGACCCGCAGCTGTACGAGGCGGCGGAGCTGGACGGGGCGGGCTGGTGGCGCCGCTTCCTGCACATCACGCTGCCGCAGATCCGCCCAGAGATCTACGTCGTGCTGCTCTGGTGCACGATCGCCGCGCTGAAGGTGTTCGGCGCGGTGTACGTCCTCACGAAGGGCGGCCCCGGCGGGGCGACCGACGTACCGTCCTACTTCTCCTTCGCCACCTTCTTCGAGAAGACCCAGGTCGGCTACGGCGCCGCGATCTCCACCGTGCTGACCCTGCTCATCCTCGTCCTCGCCCTGCTCGGCCTGAAGCTCCAGACCCGCGCCGAGGACGCCGAGGAAGGACTCCGCGCATGA
- a CDS encoding ABC transporter substrate-binding protein: MSTTRRRVVATAAATLAGALLLASCGSSDSGSEGGGTLRLWHYEGPDSAMGVAWNEAIKEFERTHPGVKVKFEEKGFEQIQKTAPMVLNSNDAPDLMEYNKGNATAGLLSKQGLLTDLTAEATKRGWDKKISAGVRTTSQYDANGVMGSGKWYGVPNYAEYTMVFYNKDLFEKYGIAEPTTLDQLTAAMDTFVSKGITPLANAGAEYMAQQYLYQLALSKADRSWVDKYELYKGKTDFHDAAWTYAATTFADWVKKGYISKKSTSLKAEDGGVSFIQGKSPILFSGSWWYGRFQAENKFDWGTFLWPGSNLTLGSGGNLWVVPKGARNKDLAYDFIDITMSPKIQNLLGNKGGVPVGADPAAITDPKAKTLIADFNTLSGRDGLAFYPDWPVAGFYDVLVSETQKLITGSEKPDAYLSALQTAYDKGAPKT; this comes from the coding sequence ATGTCGACGACACGAAGGCGTGTGGTGGCGACGGCGGCGGCGACCCTGGCGGGCGCCCTGCTGCTGGCTTCCTGCGGCAGCTCGGACAGCGGTTCCGAAGGCGGCGGAACGCTGAGACTGTGGCACTACGAAGGGCCCGACAGCGCGATGGGCGTGGCCTGGAACGAGGCCATCAAGGAGTTCGAGAGGACCCACCCGGGCGTCAAGGTGAAGTTCGAGGAGAAGGGCTTCGAACAGATCCAGAAGACCGCGCCGATGGTCCTGAACTCGAACGACGCGCCCGACCTCATGGAGTACAACAAGGGCAACGCGACGGCCGGACTGCTCTCCAAGCAGGGACTCCTCACCGATCTGACGGCCGAGGCGACCAAGCGCGGCTGGGACAAGAAGATCAGCGCGGGGGTGCGCACCACCAGCCAGTACGACGCGAACGGCGTCATGGGCTCCGGCAAGTGGTACGGCGTGCCCAACTACGCCGAGTACACGATGGTGTTCTACAACAAGGACCTCTTCGAGAAGTACGGGATCGCGGAGCCCACCACCCTCGACCAGCTCACCGCCGCCATGGACACGTTCGTGTCGAAGGGCATCACCCCGCTGGCCAACGCGGGCGCCGAGTACATGGCCCAGCAGTACCTGTACCAGCTCGCCCTCTCCAAGGCCGACCGCTCCTGGGTCGACAAGTACGAGCTGTACAAGGGGAAGACGGACTTCCACGACGCCGCCTGGACGTACGCCGCCACGACCTTCGCCGACTGGGTGAAGAAGGGCTACATCAGCAAGAAGTCCACCTCGCTCAAGGCCGAGGACGGGGGCGTCTCCTTCATCCAGGGCAAGAGCCCGATCCTCTTCAGCGGCAGCTGGTGGTACGGGCGTTTCCAGGCGGAGAACAAGTTCGACTGGGGCACCTTCCTCTGGCCGGGCAGCAACCTCACCCTCGGCTCCGGCGGCAACCTCTGGGTCGTCCCCAAGGGCGCCAGGAACAAGGACCTCGCCTACGACTTCATCGACATCACCATGTCGCCGAAGATCCAGAACCTCCTCGGCAACAAGGGCGGGGTACCGGTCGGCGCCGACCCCGCCGCCATCACCGACCCGAAGGCCAAGACCCTGATCGCCGACTTCAACACGCTCTCCGGCAGGGACGGTCTGGCCTTCTACCCGGACTGGCCGGTGGCCGGCTTCTACGACGTCCTCGTCTCCGAGACCCAGAAGCTGATCACGGGGAGCGAGAAGCCGGACGCCTACCTGAGCGCGCTGCAGACGGCCTACGACAAGGGCGCGCCGAAGACATGA
- a CDS encoding MFS transporter codes for MPRQPSEQVRTPPPAVTLETPAPSGPDLCPHPSRTTRTDGTAHPARTNDTNCTAHTTRPARTPLTPYHRLFAVPGARAFTLGNLLARLPSGMFSVSAVIMIAGSRGSYALAGAVTATGLAATALVAPWTARLVDRHGQARIAVPATAIALLGSLSLLLCVRLGAPDWTLFAAYAATATTPNTGGMSRARWAHLFRDDPDAVHTANSFEQAADELCFMLGPVCAAFLCTALFPEAGTLVAGVLLMTGVLVFAAQRSTEPPPQRHPRSASPVLAPGMPPLLLGFLATGAVFGSMEVVTIAFADAHGHRGAAGAVLALQAAGSCAAGLLYGTLKPAGPAERRHRLGLAAMTLTMSLPLLAASLTGSLAVLAGALLLAGTATAPTMVTGMALVQRRTPEGRLNEGMTLAVTGLLGGIACGSALGGWVVERFSSTAGYAVPITAAATALLLSLLISGRLQRI; via the coding sequence ATGCCGAGACAGCCCTCCGAACAGGTCCGCACGCCACCGCCCGCCGTCACCCTCGAGACCCCCGCACCCTCCGGCCCGGACCTCTGCCCGCACCCCTCGCGGACCACCCGCACCGACGGCACCGCTCACCCGGCCCGCACCAACGACACCAACTGCACCGCCCACACCACCCGGCCCGCCCGTACGCCCCTGACCCCCTATCACCGCCTCTTCGCCGTCCCCGGAGCCCGCGCCTTCACCCTCGGGAACCTGCTCGCGCGGCTGCCCAGCGGCATGTTCAGTGTCAGCGCGGTCATCATGATCGCCGGATCGCGCGGCTCCTATGCGCTCGCCGGTGCCGTGACGGCGACGGGACTCGCCGCGACCGCGCTGGTCGCCCCCTGGACCGCGCGTCTCGTCGACCGCCACGGCCAGGCCCGGATCGCCGTGCCCGCCACGGCCATCGCCCTGCTCGGAAGTCTGTCGCTGCTGCTGTGCGTTCGCCTCGGGGCGCCCGACTGGACCCTGTTCGCGGCGTACGCCGCCACCGCCACCACACCCAACACGGGTGGCATGTCACGCGCCCGCTGGGCCCACCTCTTCCGCGACGACCCCGACGCCGTGCACACCGCGAACTCCTTCGAACAGGCCGCGGACGAACTGTGTTTCATGCTCGGTCCGGTGTGCGCGGCGTTCCTGTGCACGGCGCTCTTCCCCGAGGCGGGGACACTGGTGGCCGGCGTCCTGCTGATGACCGGCGTCCTGGTCTTCGCGGCCCAGCGCTCCACGGAGCCCCCGCCCCAGCGCCACCCGCGCTCCGCCTCCCCCGTCCTGGCTCCCGGGATGCCCCCGCTCCTGCTCGGATTCCTCGCCACCGGAGCGGTGTTCGGTTCGATGGAGGTGGTCACCATCGCGTTCGCGGACGCGCACGGGCACCGGGGGGCCGCGGGCGCGGTGCTCGCCCTGCAGGCCGCCGGGTCCTGCGCGGCGGGGCTGCTGTACGGGACCCTGAAACCGGCCGGTCCCGCCGAACGGCGCCACCGGCTCGGCCTCGCCGCCATGACGCTCACCATGTCGCTGCCGCTGCTCGCGGCCTCGCTCACCGGCTCGCTCGCGGTACTGGCGGGCGCGCTGCTCCTCGCCGGGACCGCCACCGCGCCGACCATGGTCACCGGTATGGCTCTCGTCCAGCGGCGCACGCCCGAGGGCCGCCTGAACGAGGGGATGACGCTCGCGGTGACGGGCCTGCTCGGCGGGATCGCCTGCGGTTCGGCGCTCGGGGGCTGGGTGGTGGAGCGCTTCTCCTCCACGGCCGGGTATGCCGTACCGATCACGGCCGCGGCGACCGCGCTGCTCCTCTCCCTGCTGATATCGGGTCGTTTGCAGCGGATTTGA
- a CDS encoding LysR family transcriptional regulator produces the protein MPARQPSTDAHAGPPAPRPAPRAAPRCLAPPDPRLLRSFLAVAEESHFTRAAARLYVAQQALSRDVRRLERELGAELFVRTTRRVTLTADGERLLPHARRVLEANEALLSAFAGDCSDRPLLVDVNSPGLTCGRVLDRARELVPDCELTARFESGLTGAAEEILAGRLDVSFGRFAGLAPAVRAGLAQQPVRYEPMAVVLPEDHPLAALDAVPLGALAGETVYAGAGNPRTLEWTDLARHLFEGRGIVPAPPAPVALGAEEFRRIMAKKRNPVLAVVDFPTMAETVRRPLIDPVPLSPVSLVWRKGLEHPGVDALRRAAAELAAEEGWLRRPLEGWIPAIDARVMASQD, from the coding sequence ATGCCTGCTCGACAGCCCTCCACCGACGCGCACGCCGGCCCTCCGGCCCCTCGTCCCGCACCGCGCGCCGCTCCCCGCTGCCTGGCGCCGCCCGACCCCCGGCTGCTGCGGTCCTTCCTCGCCGTCGCCGAGGAGTCGCACTTCACGCGGGCCGCGGCCCGGCTGTACGTCGCCCAGCAGGCGCTGAGCCGGGACGTGCGGCGGCTGGAGCGGGAGCTCGGGGCGGAGCTGTTCGTGCGGACGACCCGGCGGGTGACGCTGACGGCCGACGGCGAACGGCTGCTGCCCCACGCCCGGCGGGTGCTGGAGGCGAACGAGGCCCTGCTGTCCGCCTTCGCGGGCGACTGCTCCGACCGGCCGCTGCTGGTCGACGTCAACTCGCCCGGACTCACCTGCGGACGGGTCCTCGACCGGGCCCGGGAGCTCGTCCCGGACTGCGAGTTGACGGCCCGTTTCGAGAGCGGGCTCACCGGCGCGGCGGAGGAGATCCTCGCCGGGCGCCTGGACGTGTCGTTCGGACGGTTCGCGGGTCTCGCCCCCGCGGTGCGGGCGGGGCTCGCGCAACAGCCCGTGCGGTACGAGCCGATGGCCGTCGTGCTCCCCGAGGACCACCCGCTCGCCGCCCTGGACGCCGTGCCGCTGGGTGCGCTGGCGGGCGAGACGGTGTACGCCGGAGCGGGAAATCCCCGGACGCTGGAGTGGACCGACCTGGCGCGTCATCTTTTCGAGGGACGCGGGATCGTGCCGGCGCCCCCCGCGCCCGTGGCTCTCGGGGCCGAGGAGTTCCGGCGGATCATGGCGAAGAAACGGAACCCGGTGCTGGCCGTCGTGGACTTTCCGACGATGGCCGAAACCGTACGCAGGCCCTTGATCGACCCCGTTCCCCTGTCGCCGGTCTCGCTGGTCTGGCGCAAGGGGCTGGAGCATCCGGGCGTCGACGCCCTGCGACGGGCCGCGGCCGAACTCGCGGCGGAGGAGGGCTGGTTGAGACGCCCGCTGGAGGGTTGGATTCCAGCCATCGATGCCCGCGTCATGGCGAGCCAGGATTGA
- a CDS encoding glycosyltransferase, producing MASRTSAPGSAPGARRPVPDARRRRLPMRFLLPSLLLVTLLAMLMLRGYVHSEILADHRIRPEAATDKVPEKILDGGPVIDTRNGRTTSLGVPDHRIVLTFDDGPDPKWTPKVLDVLKKHHAHGVFFVTGTMASRYPELVRRMVEEGNEVGLHTFNHPDLSYQSKERIDWELSQSQLVLEGAAGIRTSLFRPPYSSFADAMDNRSWPVTKYIGSRGYITVVNNTDSEDWKKPGVDEIIRRATPRGGKGAIVLMHDSGGDRHQTVAALDRFLPELQRRGYEFQNLTQALDAPSAHTPVTGLDLWKGRAWIHLVGASDDVADVLVAGIAVIGVLVFTRFGMMLVLSAAHARRVRRDGFRWGPVPVTEPVSVLVPAYNEAKCIENTVRSLMASEHPVEVVVVDDGSSDGTARIVEDLRLPNVRVVRQLNAGKPAALNRGVANARHDIVVMMDGDTVFEPATVGELVQPFADPGVGAVAGNAKVGNRDSLIGAWQHIEYVMGFNLDRRMYDILRCMPTIPGAVGAFRRSALERVGGMSDDTLAEDTDITMALHRDGWRVVYAEKARAWTEAPESVQQLWSQRYRWSYGTMQAIWKHRRAVVEKGPSGRFGRVGLPLVALFMVLAPLLAPLIDVFLLYGVVFGPTQRTLVAWLGVLGVQAVCAAYAFRLDRERMTHLVSLPLQQILYRQLMYMVLIQSWITALTGGRLRWQKLRRTGVVEAPGAIPRQRNAQSENEKDRRPVG from the coding sequence ATGGCCTCCCGTACCAGCGCACCCGGGTCCGCTCCCGGTGCGCGGCGCCCGGTCCCCGACGCCCGGCGCCGACGGCTGCCGATGCGCTTCCTGCTCCCCTCGCTGCTCCTGGTCACCCTGCTCGCGATGCTGATGCTGCGCGGCTACGTCCACAGCGAGATACTCGCCGACCACCGGATCAGGCCCGAGGCCGCGACCGACAAGGTGCCCGAGAAGATCCTCGACGGCGGCCCGGTCATCGACACCCGCAACGGCCGCACGACCAGTCTCGGCGTCCCCGACCACCGGATCGTCCTCACCTTCGACGACGGGCCGGACCCGAAGTGGACGCCCAAGGTCCTCGACGTCCTCAAGAAGCACCACGCGCACGGCGTCTTCTTCGTCACCGGCACCATGGCCTCGCGCTATCCGGAACTGGTGCGGCGCATGGTCGAGGAGGGGAACGAGGTGGGCCTGCACACCTTCAACCACCCCGACCTCTCCTACCAGTCGAAGGAACGCATCGACTGGGAGCTGTCCCAGAGCCAGCTGGTACTGGAGGGCGCGGCGGGCATCCGGACCTCCCTCTTCCGCCCCCCGTACTCCTCCTTCGCCGACGCCATGGACAACCGGTCCTGGCCGGTGACGAAGTACATCGGGTCCCGCGGTTACATCACCGTCGTCAACAACACCGACAGCGAGGACTGGAAGAAGCCCGGCGTCGACGAGATCATCCGCCGCGCCACCCCCAGGGGCGGCAAGGGCGCGATCGTCCTCATGCACGACTCGGGCGGTGACCGGCACCAGACGGTGGCGGCGCTCGACAGGTTCCTGCCCGAACTGCAGCGGCGGGGCTACGAGTTCCAGAACCTCACGCAGGCGCTCGACGCCCCCAGCGCGCACACCCCGGTCACCGGCCTCGACCTGTGGAAGGGCAGGGCCTGGATCCATCTGGTGGGGGCCTCCGACGACGTCGCCGACGTCCTGGTCGCCGGTATCGCCGTCATCGGGGTCCTGGTCTTCACCCGCTTCGGGATGATGCTCGTGCTCTCCGCCGCACACGCGCGCCGGGTGCGCCGCGACGGCTTCCGCTGGGGTCCGGTCCCGGTCACCGAACCGGTGTCGGTGCTCGTGCCGGCGTACAACGAGGCCAAGTGCATCGAGAACACGGTCCGTTCCCTCATGGCGAGCGAGCACCCCGTCGAGGTCGTGGTCGTCGACGACGGTTCGAGCGACGGCACGGCGCGGATCGTCGAGGACCTGCGGCTGCCGAACGTCCGCGTCGTGCGCCAGCTCAACGCGGGCAAACCCGCGGCCCTCAACCGGGGCGTGGCCAACGCCCGCCACGACATCGTCGTGATGATGGACGGCGACACCGTCTTCGAACCGGCCACCGTCGGTGAACTGGTGCAGCCCTTCGCCGACCCGGGCGTCGGCGCGGTCGCCGGCAACGCGAAGGTCGGCAACCGCGACAGCCTCATCGGGGCCTGGCAGCACATCGAGTACGTGATGGGCTTCAACCTCGACCGCAGGATGTACGACATCCTGCGCTGCATGCCGACCATCCCCGGAGCGGTCGGCGCCTTCCGCCGGTCCGCCCTGGAGCGGGTCGGCGGCATGAGCGACGACACGCTCGCCGAGGACACCGACATCACGATGGCCCTGCACCGCGACGGCTGGCGGGTGGTGTACGCGGAGAAGGCGCGCGCCTGGACCGAGGCCCCGGAGTCCGTGCAGCAGCTCTGGTCCCAGCGCTACCGCTGGTCGTACGGCACGATGCAGGCGATCTGGAAGCACCGCAGAGCCGTCGTGGAGAAGGGCCCCTCGGGCCGCTTCGGACGGGTGGGCCTGCCCCTGGTCGCACTGTTCATGGTGCTGGCCCCGCTGCTCGCCCCGCTGATCGATGTCTTCCTGCTCTACGGCGTGGTGTTCGGGCCGACGCAGAGGACGCTCGTCGCCTGGCTCGGTGTCCTCGGCGTCCAGGCGGTCTGCGCGGCGTACGCCTTCCGGCTCGACCGCGAGCGCATGACCCACCTCGTGTCGCTCCCGCTCCAGCAGATCCTCTACCGGCAGTTGATGTACATGGTCCTGATCCAGTCCTGGATCACCGCTCTCACCGGAGGCCGGCTGCGCTGGCAGAAACTCCGGCGGACGGGCGTGGTGGAGGCGCCGGGGGCGATCCCGAGGCAGCGCAACGCGCAGAGCGAGAACGAGAAGGACCGGAGGCCGGTCGGATGA